In Alicyclobacillus vulcanalis, a single window of DNA contains:
- a CDS encoding pyridoxal phosphate-dependent aminotransferase → MEERLSKRVRTIRPSATMSVDSKTKQLIAKGQPVINMSVGEPDFHTPVPAAFAGIRAITNGQTRYTEASGMLSLRKAIANKLQAENGLHYAPEQIVVSNGAKHTLYNIFITILDEGDEVILPAPYWTSYPEQIRVAGGKPVVIECGPETGFKLTPDKLAAAITPRTKAVLLNSPCNPTGSVYHEEELKAIGDVLRQHDIYVVLDEIYERLVYGVPHVSLVAVCPDLYDRALVVNGFSKAFAMTGWRLGYVAAPLDLAKAMSSFQSHSTGSPATMSQIAGETALAHFDPGVIDVFRRRRDALVAGLNSLDGVRCLMPEGAFYAFPDIRGVLGQRYEGQTIESSADYCELLLEHALVASVPGEAFGAPGYVRFSYAVADEDVVEAVNRMREFHAKLTR, encoded by the coding sequence GTGGAAGAGCGTTTGTCGAAGCGAGTCAGAACCATCCGGCCGTCGGCGACCATGAGCGTCGACAGCAAGACCAAGCAACTCATCGCGAAGGGCCAGCCGGTCATCAACATGAGCGTCGGCGAGCCCGACTTTCACACGCCGGTGCCGGCGGCATTTGCGGGGATTCGAGCCATCACCAATGGGCAGACCCGCTACACAGAGGCCTCCGGCATGCTTTCCCTGCGCAAGGCCATCGCGAACAAGCTCCAGGCCGAAAACGGCCTGCATTACGCGCCGGAGCAGATCGTGGTGTCGAACGGCGCCAAGCATACGTTGTACAACATTTTCATCACCATCCTGGACGAAGGGGACGAGGTCATTCTCCCCGCGCCGTACTGGACCTCGTATCCCGAACAGATTCGCGTGGCCGGCGGAAAGCCCGTCGTGATCGAATGCGGGCCCGAGACGGGTTTCAAGCTCACGCCCGATAAGCTGGCGGCAGCCATCACACCTCGGACCAAAGCGGTGCTTCTCAACAGCCCCTGCAACCCGACGGGGTCGGTGTACCACGAGGAAGAGCTGAAGGCCATCGGAGATGTCCTGCGCCAGCACGACATCTACGTGGTGCTCGACGAGATCTACGAGCGCCTGGTCTACGGGGTCCCGCACGTGAGCCTCGTGGCCGTGTGCCCGGATCTGTACGACCGGGCGCTGGTCGTGAACGGCTTTTCCAAGGCGTTTGCGATGACGGGCTGGCGGCTCGGCTATGTGGCGGCGCCGCTCGATCTCGCCAAGGCGATGTCGAGCTTTCAGAGCCACTCGACGGGCAGCCCGGCGACCATGTCGCAAATCGCGGGCGAGACGGCGCTCGCGCACTTTGATCCGGGCGTGATCGACGTCTTCAGGCGCCGCCGAGATGCGCTCGTGGCAGGCCTGAACAGCCTGGACGGGGTGCGCTGCTTGATGCCCGAGGGCGCGTTCTACGCGTTCCCGGACATTCGCGGCGTGTTGGGCCAGCGATACGAAGGACAGACCATCGAGTCAAGCGCGGACTACTGCGAACTGCTGCTGGAACACGCGCTTGTGGCGAGCGTCCCGGGCGAGGCGTTCGGCGCGCCGGGCTACGTCCGCTTCTCGTACGCTGTGGCGGACGAGGATGTCGTAGAAGCGGTGAACCGCATGCGCGAGTTCCACGCGAAGCTCACCCGCTGA